The proteins below come from a single Streptomyces sp. SCSIO 75703 genomic window:
- a CDS encoding membrane protein, with product MGWTVLYIAFGVVALWLLGEVLLQYKARLRWRLLAFGGFAGVVLGVLIPSVIVIGLGAAAFAVGQTYVTLSFRRGFASGWAVSSGGLAAVKRGRPERGRQEPTLEVSGLEAPGDDGYGGDGGDGHEAAYRRDDAYGDPAGARDQDAYGHDDDHDDVFTPNRPGAPADAETTAVHAPQPLPDDTGSYGVYRDSAGYGQDQQAPAAAQGADQSYAYDYSGYPQQDYGYDPGRQQYAAYSDPYIGTHTYGGTPSYDTGGYDTTGGQYGQQQQGYPHDPYAAGGHGGETPAGGVWVPQQRSTDEPYGGDLPPEQQAYPYQGDGQARNGPQGYDEQQYRF from the coding sequence ATGGGCTGGACGGTCCTCTACATCGCGTTCGGCGTCGTCGCGCTGTGGCTGCTCGGCGAAGTGCTGTTGCAGTACAAGGCGCGGCTGCGCTGGCGGCTGCTCGCCTTCGGCGGCTTCGCCGGCGTCGTCCTCGGCGTGCTGATCCCGTCGGTCATCGTGATCGGTCTGGGCGCCGCCGCGTTCGCGGTCGGCCAGACCTACGTCACGCTGTCCTTCCGCCGCGGCTTCGCCTCCGGCTGGGCGGTCTCCTCGGGGGGGCTGGCCGCGGTCAAGCGCGGCCGGCCCGAACGGGGCCGCCAGGAGCCGACGCTGGAGGTCTCCGGCCTCGAAGCCCCCGGTGACGACGGGTACGGCGGCGACGGCGGGGACGGTCACGAGGCCGCCTACCGCCGCGACGACGCCTACGGCGACCCCGCCGGGGCCCGCGACCAGGACGCCTACGGTCACGACGACGACCACGACGACGTGTTCACCCCGAACCGCCCCGGCGCCCCCGCCGACGCGGAGACCACCGCCGTCCACGCACCGCAGCCGCTGCCCGACGACACCGGCTCCTACGGGGTCTACCGCGACTCCGCCGGGTACGGCCAGGACCAGCAGGCCCCGGCCGCCGCCCAGGGCGCCGACCAGTCCTACGCCTACGACTACTCCGGCTACCCCCAGCAGGACTACGGCTACGACCCCGGCCGGCAGCAGTACGCCGCGTACTCCGACCCGTACATCGGCACCCACACCTACGGCGGGACGCCCTCGTACGACACCGGCGGCTACGACACCACCGGCGGCCAGTACGGGCAACAGCAGCAGGGCTACCCGCACGACCCGTACGCGGCCGGCGGCCACGGCGGCGAGACCCCGGCCGGCGGCGTGTGGGTCCCGCAGCAGCGCAGCACCGACGAGCCCTACGGCGGCGACCTCCCGCCGGAGCAGCAGGCGTACCCCTACCAGGGCGACGGCCAGGCGCGGAACGGCCCGCAGGGCTACGACGAGCAGCAGTACCGCTTCTGA